The Deltaproteobacteria bacterium GWC2_65_14 sequence ACGTGGAAGAACCAGGCCTCCGGGTTCTGCGAGTGGTAGAGTCCCCCGTGGACCCCTCCCCCGCAGGGTCCGCGGATCACGATCGGGCAGGCGGTCTGCCCCCCGTGACGGTACCGGAGCGTCGCCGCCGTGTTCACGATCTGGTCGAAGGCGCAGGAGATGAAGTCGATGAACTGCATCTCGAGGATCGGGCGCATCCCCTGGATCGCCAGCCCCACCCCCGCGCCGACGATCAGCGCCTCGGCGATGGGGGTGTCCACCACCCGATCCGATCCGAACTTCGCATGAAGCCCCTCGGTCGCCTTGAAGGCGCCGCCGAGGATCCCCACGTCCTCCCCGAGGAGCAGGACGTTTTCGTCCCGCTCCATCTCCTCGTGCATCGCCTGGTTGATCGCCTGGATATAGGTGGCCGCCATCGCCTACACCTCCGGAATGGGAGTGGCGTAGAGATCCTCCATCGCCTCGGGCCCTTCCGGCAGGGGACTGGCCTCGGCGAACGCCACCGCGTCGTCGACGATCTTCTTCACCCGCTGCGACACCTCCGCCCGGATGGCGTCGATGTCGTACTTCCGCTTCTGGAGGTAGACCTCCCACCGCTCGATCGGGTCCCGGCTCTCCCAGGCGATCAGTTCCTCCTGGTCCCGGTAGGTGGCACGGTCATGCTCCGAGTGCCCGTGGTACCGGTAGGTCTTGCACTCCAGGAAGGTGGGACCCTCGCCGGCGCGCGCCCGCTCGATCGCCTTCCTGGCCGCCTTCATCACCGCGTGGAGATCGTTCCCGGAGCAGACCTCCCCCTTGAAGCCGTACCCTTCCGCCCGGTCGGCGACATCCTCGACGGCGAACTGGAGCTCGTTCGGGGTGGAGTAGGCGTAGAAGTTGTTCTCGCAGAGGAAGAGCACGGGGAGCTTGTGGATCCCGGCGAAGTTCATCGCCTCGTGGACGTCCCCCCGGCTGCTCGCCCCCTCGCCGAAGAAGGCGACCGCCACCCGGTCCTCCTTCCGGATCCTGAACTTGTAGGCGGTCCCGACCGCCACGGGGAGGGTGGAGCCGAGCATCGAGGTCGCCCCGAAGATGCAGCGCGAGAAGTCGCCGCCGTGCAGGAAGGAATCCTTCCCCTTGGAGAAGCCGTCCCGGCGGCCGAAGATCTGCGCCATCAGCCGGTTCGGGTCGGCCCCCTTCACGAGGAAGGCGCCCAGGTCACGGTGCAGCGGGAAGATCCAGTCGTCGGGGCGCAGGTCGTGGCAGACCCCCACCGTCACCGCCTCCTGCCCCTTCCCGGAGTAGACCCCGCCCTGGATCTTCCCCTGCTTGTCCAGCGCGGAGATCCGGTCCTCGAACTCCCGGACGAGCCGCAGCCAAAAGTAGAGTTCCCGCTCCTTCTGCTCGGTCATTCCTCCCTCCGTCCGCCGTCAGATGTCGATCGCCTCCCCCGCCAGCATGAGCGCCGCCTCGCGGACCGCCTCCGGCAGGGTCGGGTGGGCGTGCACGGTCTTCCCGATCTCGTGGAAGGTCGCCTCGAGCGTCCGCGCGAGCGCAACCTCCGCGATCAGGTCCGATGCTCCGTGCCCGATGATGTGGCAGCCGATCACCTCCCCGTACCGCTCCTCCGCGATCATCTTCACGAACCCTTCCGTGTGCCCCGAGGCGACCGCGCGCCCCAGCGCCGTGAAGGGGAACTTCGCCGTCTTCACCGCGATCCCCCGCCGCCGCGCCTCCTCCTCGGAGAGCCCCACCGTGGCGACCTCGGGCTGACAGAAGATGCAGGCCGGGATCCGGTCGCGGTCCGGCCTGCTCGCCTCCTTCCCGGCGATGATCTCGGCCGCCGCGACCCCTTCCGCGGAGGCCTCGTGCGCCAGCAGCATCCCGCCGATCACGTCGCCGATGGCGAAGATCGTCGGGCATCCGGTGCGGAACCGCTCGTCCACGACGATGTACCCCTTCTCCAGCTTCACCCCGCAGGCCTCGAGCCCGAGCCCCGCGGTCAGCGGCTCCCGTCCCACGGCGACCAGGAAGCGGTCGGCGGAAAGGGTCTCCTCCTTCCCGGGAGCGCCCACCGTTAGAGTGCCGGAAGCCGCGTCCAGTTTCCTCGCGGGGGCGGAGGTCAGCACCCGGATCCCTTGTTTTGTAAACGATTTCTCCAGCTCCTTCGCCACCTCCCGGTCGGTGCGCGGGAGAAGCTGGTCCTCCATCTCGACGACCGTCACCTCGGCGCCGAAGGCCCGGAAGATGTAGGCGAACTCGACCCCGACCGCCCCGCCGCCCAGGACGACCACCGAGGCCGGCAGATCCGTGAGGGCGAGGGCGTCGTCGCTGGTGAGCACCCGCTTGCCGTCCGGCTCGATCCCCGGCAGCCCCCGCACCGCCGTTCCCACGGCGACCAGGATCGCCTTCGCGCCGATCTCCTCGCTCCCCACCCGGACCGACGACGGAGATGCGACGACCGCGTCGCCGGGGATCAGCTCGATCCGGTTTTTCTTGAACAGGAACTCGACCCCCCGCGACATCCGCTCCGCCACCTTGCGGCTTCGCCCGATCACCGCCGCATAGTCGACCGAGAGCCCCTGGCACCGGATCCCGTGGGCCGCGGCGTTCTGCATCTCCCGGTAGAGGTCGGCGGTCTTTAAAATCGCCTTGGACGGGATGCAGCCCCAGTTCACGCAGACCCCTCCGGGCCGGTCCCGCTCCACGACCGCCACGGAAAGCCCCAGCTGCGCCGCCCGGATCGCCGCCACGTAGCCGCCGGGTCCCGCTCCGATCACCAACAGGTCGCATCGCCTCATCGCCGCCCCTTTTCGTCGATCGTCATCGCTTCGANNNNNNNNNNNNNGATCAACCGGTGGTCGAAGGAGAGACTCAGGTACATCATGTCCCTGGCCACGATCCCCCCCTCGCGGACGACCGGCCGCCGCACGATCCTGTGGATCCCCAGGATCGCCGCCTCCGGGGGGTTGATCACCGGGTAGCTGAACAGCCCCCCGATCGATCCGATGCTCGTCACCGTGAAGGTGCTTCCGGAAAAATCCGCCGCCCCGAGTTTCCCGCTCCGGGCCCCTTCCGCAAGCCGCTCCATCTCGCGGGCCAGCTCGACGACCGATTTTCCCCGGGCGTTGCGGAGGACCGGAACGACCAGCCCGTCCTCGGCGTCCACCGCGATCCCGATGTCGTACCGCCGGTAGCGCACGATCTCCCCCCGCTCCTCGTCGAGGGTGGCGTTCATCGCCGGGTGGCGCTCCAGGGCGGCCGCCACCGCCTTGAGGATCAGCGGGAGGACGGTGATCCTGACCCCCTCTGTTTCGCCGATCCCGCGGAGCGCCTCCCGCATCCCCAGCAGGCTCGTCACGTCGGCCTCGTCGACCAGGAGGGCGTGGGGGATCGTCGACTTCGAGAGCGACATCTTCCGGGCGGCCATCCGTCGTTTCCCCCGGAAGGGGATCCGCTCCTCGTCCGGCCGGGGCGTCCCGGGGGCCGTTTCGGGCGCCGGCTTCCCGGGACGGCCGGGGCCCCGCCCCGCGGCCGCGCGGACATCCCGCTCCGTGACCCGCCCGCCTTGGCCGGTCCCCCTCACCGAGGAAAGCTCCACGCCCAGGTCCCTGGCCAGCTTCCGCACGGCCGGGACCGCCAGCGCCTCTCCCCGGTCCGGGGGAGCCGCCGGGGTCTTCGACGGGGCGACGACCTCGAGCACCGCCATCACCTCCCCCACCTTCACGACCTGCCCGGGCTGCGCGACGATCCGGGAAACCGTCCCCGAAACAGGGGAGGGGATCTCGACGTTCGCCTTGTCGGTCAGCACCTCGACCAGGAGGTCGTCCTCCGCGACCCGGTCCCCCTCGGAAACCAGCCAGCGGACGATCTCCCCCTCGGCGATCCCTTCCCCGACGTCGGGAAGCCGCAGTTCGAACTCCATCGGGTCTCCTTACAGCCGGAACACCACCATCTTGATGTTCGTCATCTCCTCGACGGCGAACCGGACCCCCTCCCGCCCGAGGCCGCTCATCTTGTTCCCCCCGTAGGGCATGTGGTCGACCCGGAAGATCGAGGTGTCGTTGATCATCACGCCGCCGGCGTTGATCCGGTCGACGGCGTAGAAGGCCTTCCGGATGTCGTTTGTGTAGACCCCCGCCTGCA is a genomic window containing:
- a CDS encoding dihydrolipoyl dehydrogenase, yielding MRRCDLLVIGAGPGGYVAAIRAAQLGLSVAVVERDRPGGVCVNWGCIPSKAILKTADLYREMQNAAAHGIRCQGLSVDYAAVIGRSRKVAERMSRGVEFLFKKNRIELIPGDAVVASPSSVRVGSEEIGAKAILVAVGTAVRGLPGIEPDGKRVLTSDDALALTDLPASVVVLGGGAVGVEFAYIFRAFGAEVTVVEMEDQLLPRTDREVAKELEKSFTKQGIRVLTSAPARKLDAASGTLTVGAPGKEETLSADRFLVAVGREPLTAGLGLEACGVKLEKGYIVVDERFRTGCPTIFAIGDVIGGMLLAHEASAEGVAAAEIIAGKEASRPDRDRIPACIFCQPEVATVGLSEEEARRRGIAVKTAKFPFTALGRAVASGHTEGFVKMIAEERYGEVIGCHIIGHGASDLIAEVALARTLEATFHEIGKTVHAHPTLPEAVREAALMLAGEAIDI